The Streptomyces sp. NBC_00691 genome has a segment encoding these proteins:
- the dusB gene encoding tRNA dihydrouridine synthase DusB — MTAFSPLAIGPHIVQPPVVLAPMAGITNAPFRTLCREFSGGKGLFVSEMITTRALVERNEKTMQLIRFDATEQPRSIQLYGVDPVTVGKAVRMIVDEDLADHIDLNFGCPVPKVTRKGGGSALPYKRPLLRAILNEAVANAGDLPVTMKMRKGIDDDHITFLDAGRIAVEEGVTAIALHGRTAAQHYGGTADWDAIARLKEHVPEIPVLGNGDIWSADDALRMMRETGCDGVVVGRGCLGRPWLFADLVAGFEGTGAYAAPGLRVVADAMVRHARLLGEWLGDEARGVIDFRKHVAWYLKGFSVGSEMRKSLAITSSLDELSAQLSELDLDQPWPVGADGPRGRTSGNNRVVLPDGWLKDPYDCSGVSEDAELDTSGG, encoded by the coding sequence ATGACCGCGTTCTCCCCCCTTGCCATCGGGCCGCACATCGTGCAGCCGCCGGTGGTGCTCGCCCCCATGGCCGGCATCACCAACGCCCCCTTCCGCACCCTCTGCCGCGAGTTCAGTGGCGGCAAGGGGCTGTTCGTGAGCGAGATGATCACGACGCGCGCCCTGGTCGAGCGCAACGAGAAGACGATGCAGCTCATCCGCTTCGACGCGACCGAGCAGCCGCGCTCGATCCAGCTGTACGGGGTGGACCCCGTGACGGTCGGCAAGGCCGTGCGGATGATCGTCGACGAGGACCTCGCCGACCACATCGACCTGAACTTCGGCTGCCCGGTCCCCAAGGTGACCCGGAAGGGCGGCGGCTCGGCCCTGCCCTACAAGCGGCCGCTGCTGCGCGCGATCCTCAACGAGGCCGTGGCCAACGCGGGCGACCTGCCGGTCACGATGAAGATGCGCAAGGGCATCGACGACGACCACATCACGTTCCTGGACGCGGGCCGCATCGCGGTGGAGGAGGGCGTCACCGCGATCGCCCTGCACGGGCGGACGGCGGCGCAGCACTACGGCGGTACGGCGGACTGGGACGCGATCGCGCGTCTCAAGGAGCATGTGCCGGAGATCCCGGTCCTCGGCAACGGTGACATCTGGTCCGCGGACGACGCCCTGCGGATGATGCGGGAGACGGGCTGCGACGGCGTGGTCGTCGGCCGCGGCTGTCTGGGGCGGCCGTGGCTCTTCGCGGACCTGGTGGCGGGCTTCGAGGGCACGGGGGCCTACGCGGCGCCGGGCCTTCGGGTGGTCGCGGACGCGATGGTGCGGCACGCGCGGCTGCTCGGGGAGTGGCTCGGTGACGAGGCACGCGGTGTCATCGACTTCCGCAAGCATGTGGCCTGGTACCTGAAGGGCTTCTCGGTGGGCTCCGAGATGCGCAAGAGCCTGGCGATCACCTCGTCCCTCGACGAACTGAGCGCTCAGTTGAGCGAGCTGGACCTTGACCAGCCGTGGCCGGTGGGTGCCGACGGTCCTCGGGGCCGTACGTCCGGAAACAACCGAGTTGTCCTGCCTGACGGCTGGTTGAAGGACCCCTATGACTGCTCCGGCGTGAGCGAGGACGCGGAGCTGGATACGTCCGGGGGCTGA
- a CDS encoding ArsR/SmtB family transcription factor — protein sequence MLRIHFTGNDLAGVRTAARPDVLWETILSFHRLRDRRGPVVFGEWRSETRMRLGGETRLLAALVPSRGYFPDFLTPAEGVHGLDEGLQAVRATTPGRLRGELSLLAAHRSGGRTVPHSLRALADGGAEPFDRLMGALRSYHRAAVEPYWPHIRARVEADRARRGRALLDGGADELLASLPPMLRWRAPVLEADYPVDRDVHLDGRGLLLQPSYFCRGTPVVLRDPALPPVLVYPVTHGEAPTVRAPGGSSLAKLVGQTRSAVLHAIGDGGTTSELARRAGVSLASASQHAGVLREAGLIATLRNGNAVLHTLTPLGAALLGGAQRTVDLRCYARNGPVTS from the coding sequence ATGCTGCGGATTCATTTCACCGGAAACGACCTGGCGGGGGTGCGGACCGCCGCCCGGCCCGATGTTCTGTGGGAAACGATTCTCAGCTTTCACCGTTTAAGGGACCGGCGCGGCCCCGTCGTCTTCGGAGAATGGCGCTCCGAAACCCGGATGCGGCTCGGTGGTGAGACCCGGCTCCTCGCGGCGCTCGTTCCCAGCCGAGGCTATTTCCCCGACTTCCTGACGCCCGCGGAGGGCGTCCACGGGCTCGACGAAGGCCTTCAGGCGGTCCGCGCGACCACACCGGGCCGGCTGCGCGGCGAACTCTCCCTGCTCGCCGCGCACCGCTCCGGCGGGCGGACCGTACCCCATTCGCTGCGTGCCCTCGCCGACGGCGGCGCGGAGCCCTTCGACCGGCTCATGGGGGCGCTGCGGAGCTATCACCGGGCCGCCGTGGAGCCGTACTGGCCGCACATCAGGGCCCGTGTCGAGGCCGACCGGGCCCGGCGCGGCCGCGCGCTCCTGGACGGCGGCGCCGACGAACTCCTCGCCTCGCTGCCGCCGATGCTGCGCTGGCGCGCGCCCGTCCTGGAGGCCGACTACCCGGTCGACCGGGACGTCCACCTCGACGGGCGGGGGCTGCTGCTCCAGCCCTCGTACTTCTGCCGGGGGACCCCCGTGGTGCTGCGCGATCCCGCGCTGCCGCCGGTCCTCGTCTACCCCGTCACCCACGGCGAGGCGCCGACCGTGCGCGCGCCGGGCGGCTCCTCGCTCGCCAAGCTGGTCGGCCAGACCCGCTCGGCGGTCCTGCACGCCATCGGCGACGGAGGGACGACGAGCGAGCTCGCCCGCCGGGCCGGGGTGTCGCTGGCCTCGGCGAGCCAGCACGCGGGCGTGCTGCGCGAGGCGGGGCTCATCGCGACCCTGCGGAACGGGAACGCGGTCCTGCACACGCTGACGCCGCTGGGCGCCGCCCTGCTCGGCGGCGCCCAACGGACGGTCGATCTGCGGTGCTACGCACGGAACGGGCCGGTCACCTCGTAG
- a CDS encoding alkaline phosphatase PhoX: protein MERRSFLRGAVIGTSAAAFGGTLMHGAAYAAPAQPGAGPYGALGAADANGILLPAGFTSRVIARSGQSVPGTSYTWHSAPDGGACFADGTGWIYVSNSEINPSGGASAVRFGSTGAVTGAYRILSGTRQNCAGGRTSWNTWLSCEEVSLGYVYETDPYGVNAAVRRDAMGRFKHEAAAADPVRKVVYLTEDETSGCFYRFIPTTWGNLSAGTLQVMVAGSAASGSFTWQNVPDPDGSPTVTRSQVSGAKKFNGGEGCHYANDTVWFTTKGDNRLWQLNLTSNTYELAYDDSLVPSGAAPLTGVDNVTGSSSGDLFIAEDGGNMEICVITPDDVVAPFLRISGQSSSEITGPAFSPDGKRLYFSSQRGTSGSSSGGITYEVTGPFRA, encoded by the coding sequence GTGGAGCGACGCAGTTTTCTGCGCGGAGCGGTCATCGGTACGTCGGCGGCGGCCTTCGGCGGCACCCTGATGCACGGCGCCGCCTACGCGGCCCCCGCGCAGCCCGGCGCCGGCCCCTACGGAGCCCTCGGCGCGGCGGACGCCAACGGCATCCTGCTGCCCGCCGGTTTCACCAGCCGGGTCATCGCACGGTCGGGCCAGAGCGTGCCCGGCACCTCGTACACCTGGCACAGCGCCCCCGACGGCGGCGCCTGCTTCGCCGACGGCACCGGCTGGATCTACGTGTCCAACTCGGAGATCAACCCGAGCGGCGGCGCGAGCGCGGTGCGCTTCGGCTCGACCGGCGCGGTCACCGGCGCGTACCGCATCCTGTCCGGCACCCGGCAGAACTGCGCGGGCGGCAGGACCTCGTGGAACACCTGGCTCTCCTGCGAGGAGGTCAGCCTCGGGTACGTCTACGAGACCGACCCGTACGGCGTGAACGCGGCCGTCCGCCGGGACGCGATGGGCCGGTTCAAGCACGAGGCCGCCGCGGCCGACCCGGTCCGCAAGGTCGTCTACCTGACCGAGGACGAGACGAGCGGCTGCTTCTACCGCTTCATCCCCACCACCTGGGGCAACCTCTCCGCCGGCACCCTCCAGGTGATGGTCGCGGGCAGCGCCGCCTCCGGCTCGTTCACCTGGCAGAACGTGCCGGACCCGGACGGCTCCCCGACCGTGACCCGCAGCCAGGTCTCGGGCGCGAAGAAGTTCAACGGCGGCGAGGGCTGCCACTACGCCAACGACACCGTCTGGTTCACCACCAAGGGCGACAACCGCCTCTGGCAGCTCAACCTCACCAGCAACACCTACGAGCTGGCGTACGACGACTCGCTCGTGCCCAGCGGCGCCGCCCCGCTCACCGGTGTCGACAACGTCACCGGCTCCTCCTCGGGCGATCTGTTCATCGCCGAGGACGGCGGCAACATGGAGATCTGCGTCATCACCCCGGACGACGTCGTCGCCCCCTTCCTGCGGATCAGCGGCCAGTCCTCCTCGGAGATCACCGGCCCCGCCTTCTCCCCCGACGGCAAGCGGCTGTACTTCTCCAGCCAGCGCGGCACGAGCGGCAGCTCCTCCGGCGGCATCACGTACGAGGTGACGGGCCCGTTCCGCGCCTGA
- the ppdK gene encoding pyruvate, phosphate dikinase, which produces MSENNDQKFVYDFTEGNRDLKDLLGGKGANLAEMTNLGLPVPPGFTITTEACKVYLESGSEPVELRDEVSAHLDALEQQMGKKLGQADDPLLVSVRSGAKFSMPGMMDTVLNIGLSDASVVGLAAQADNERFAWDSYRRLIQMFGKTVLGVEGELFEDALDEAKTAKKVASDTDLDAADLKKVVEHFKKIVKTETGRDFPQDPREQMDLAIEAVFNSWNTDRAKLYRRQERIPGDLGTAVNVCSMVFGNLGPDSGTGVAFTRDPASGHAGVYGDYLQNAQGEDVVAGIRNTVPLADLESIDKTSYDQLMHIMNTLETHYKDLCDIEFTIERGQLWMLQTRVGKRTAGAAFRIATQLVDQGLIDEAEALQRVTGAQLAQLMFPKFDEDAKVEQIGRGIAASPGAAVGKAVFDSYTAVKWSRSGEKVILIRRETNPDDLDGMIAAEGILTSRGGKTSHAAVVARGMGKTCVCGAEELEVDTKRRRMTTADGQVVEEGDVVSIDGSTGKVYLGEVPVVPSPVVEYFEGRMHAGADDADELVQAVHRIMAYADRVRRLRVRANADNAEDANRARRFGAQGIGLCRTEHMFLGERRQFVERLILADTDVERDDALEALLPLQKTDFVELFEAMDGLPVTVRLLDPPLHEFLPDITELSVRVALAESRKEPHENDLRLLQAVHRLHEQNPMLGLRGVRLGLVIPGLFTMQVRAIAEAAAQRIDAKGDPRVEIMIPLVGTVQELEIVREEAEQVIAEVQARTGVELKLALGTMIELPRAAVTAGQIAEAAEFFSFGTNDLTQTVWGFSRDDVEASFFTAYLEKGIFGVSPFETIDKDGVGALVRSAVEAGRATRPDIKLGVCGEHGGDPESVHFFHEVGLDYVSCSPFRIPVARLEAGRAAAESKGSDSR; this is translated from the coding sequence GTGTCGGAAAACAATGATCAGAAGTTCGTGTACGACTTCACCGAGGGCAACAGGGACCTGAAGGACCTGCTCGGTGGCAAGGGCGCGAACCTGGCCGAGATGACCAACCTCGGTCTGCCGGTCCCTCCCGGGTTCACGATCACCACCGAGGCGTGCAAGGTCTACCTCGAGAGTGGCTCGGAGCCGGTCGAGCTCCGCGACGAGGTGAGTGCCCACCTCGACGCCCTTGAGCAGCAGATGGGCAAGAAGCTCGGCCAGGCCGACGACCCGCTGCTCGTCTCGGTGCGTTCCGGGGCGAAGTTCTCCATGCCGGGCATGATGGACACCGTCCTCAACATCGGCCTCTCCGACGCGTCCGTCGTCGGTCTCGCCGCCCAGGCGGACAACGAGCGCTTCGCGTGGGACTCGTACCGCCGGCTCATCCAGATGTTCGGCAAGACCGTCCTCGGCGTCGAGGGCGAGCTCTTCGAGGACGCGCTGGACGAGGCGAAGACCGCGAAGAAGGTCGCGAGCGACACCGATCTCGACGCCGCCGACCTCAAGAAGGTCGTCGAGCACTTCAAGAAGATCGTGAAGACCGAGACCGGCCGCGACTTCCCCCAGGATCCGCGTGAGCAGATGGACCTCGCCATCGAGGCCGTCTTCAACTCCTGGAACACCGACCGCGCGAAGCTGTACCGCCGCCAGGAGCGCATCCCGGGCGACCTCGGCACCGCCGTCAACGTCTGCTCGATGGTCTTCGGCAACCTCGGCCCGGACTCCGGCACCGGCGTCGCCTTCACCCGCGACCCCGCCTCCGGCCACGCCGGCGTCTACGGCGACTACCTGCAGAACGCGCAGGGCGAGGACGTCGTCGCCGGTATCCGCAACACCGTGCCGCTGGCCGACCTCGAGTCGATCGACAAGACGTCGTACGACCAGCTCATGCACATCATGAACACGCTGGAGACCCACTACAAGGATCTCTGCGACATCGAGTTCACCATCGAGCGCGGCCAGCTCTGGATGCTCCAGACGCGCGTCGGCAAGCGCACCGCCGGTGCCGCCTTCCGCATCGCCACGCAGCTCGTGGACCAGGGCCTGATCGACGAGGCCGAGGCGCTCCAGCGCGTCACCGGCGCGCAGCTCGCCCAGCTGATGTTCCCCAAGTTCGACGAGGACGCGAAGGTCGAGCAGATCGGGCGCGGCATCGCCGCCTCCCCGGGCGCGGCCGTCGGCAAGGCCGTCTTCGACTCGTACACCGCGGTCAAGTGGTCCCGCTCGGGCGAGAAGGTCATCCTGATCCGCCGTGAGACCAACCCGGACGACCTGGACGGCATGATCGCCGCCGAGGGCATCCTGACCTCCCGCGGCGGCAAGACCTCGCACGCCGCCGTCGTCGCCCGCGGCATGGGCAAGACCTGTGTCTGCGGTGCCGAGGAGCTCGAGGTCGACACCAAGCGCCGCCGGATGACCACGGCCGACGGCCAGGTCGTCGAGGAGGGCGACGTCGTCTCGATCGACGGCTCCACCGGCAAGGTCTACCTCGGTGAGGTACCCGTCGTGCCGTCCCCGGTCGTCGAGTACTTCGAGGGCCGTATGCACGCCGGCGCCGACGACGCCGACGAGCTGGTCCAGGCCGTCCACCGGATCATGGCCTACGCGGACCGCGTCCGCCGGCTGCGCGTCCGCGCCAACGCCGACAACGCCGAGGACGCCAACCGCGCCCGTCGCTTCGGCGCCCAGGGCATCGGCCTCTGCCGCACCGAGCACATGTTCCTCGGCGAGCGCCGCCAGTTCGTCGAGCGGCTGATCCTGGCCGACACCGACGTCGAGCGCGACGACGCCCTGGAAGCCCTGCTGCCGCTGCAGAAGACGGACTTCGTCGAGCTCTTCGAGGCCATGGACGGGCTGCCCGTCACGGTCCGGCTGCTCGACCCGCCGCTGCACGAGTTCCTGCCCGACATCACCGAGCTGTCGGTGCGCGTCGCCCTCGCCGAGTCCCGCAAGGAGCCGCACGAGAACGACCTGCGCCTCCTCCAGGCCGTGCACCGGCTGCACGAGCAGAACCCGATGCTGGGTCTGCGCGGTGTCCGCCTCGGTCTGGTCATCCCCGGCCTGTTCACTATGCAGGTCCGTGCGATCGCCGAGGCCGCGGCCCAGCGCATCGACGCCAAGGGCGACCCGCGCGTCGAGATCATGATCCCGCTCGTCGGCACCGTCCAGGAGCTGGAGATCGTCCGCGAGGAGGCCGAGCAGGTCATCGCCGAGGTCCAGGCCCGCACCGGTGTCGAGCTCAAGCTCGCGCTCGGCACCATGATCGAGCTGCCGCGCGCCGCCGTGACCGCCGGTCAGATCGCCGAGGCCGCGGAGTTCTTCTCCTTCGGCACCAACGACCTGACGCAGACGGTCTGGGGCTTCTCCCGCGACGACGTGGAGGCCTCGTTCTTCACCGCGTACCTGGAGAAGGGCATCTTCGGCGTCAGCCCCTTCGAGACGATCGACAAGGACGGTGTCGGCGCCCTCGTGCGCAGCGCCGTCGAGGCCGGCCGTGCCACCCGCCCCGACATCAAGCTCGGTGTCTGCGGCGAGCACGGCGGCGACCCGGAGTCGGTGCACTTCTTCCACGAGGTCGGTCTGGACTACGTGTCCTGCTCGCCCTTCCGGATCCCGGTGGCGCGTCTGGAGGCCGGCCGCGCGGCGGCCGAGTCCAAGGGCAGCGACAGCCGCTGA